In one window of Serinus canaria isolate serCan28SL12 chromosome 18, serCan2020, whole genome shotgun sequence DNA:
- the BLOC1S3 gene encoding biogenesis of lysosome-related organelles complex 1 subunit 3, translated as MAAPRPPRVVPGEASESDSEPELLVETAGEAPGAGLKVPGEASETDEEEEEEQRPKTPPVLAEEPAAVWGGGPSLLQQRLREGTGRLRGAVGSALRHSYGSAARSLGGLGGALGRAQVTAAAAAHCLRLARRDLRAVADTIDIVTACHLLPDIRGQL; from the coding sequence ATGGCCGCCCCCCGCCCTCCCCGGGTGGTGCCGGGCGAAGCCTCCGAGAGCGACTCGGAGCCGGAGCTGCTGGTGGAGACGGCCGGGGAGGCCCCCGGAGCCGGGCTGAAGGTGCCGGGCGAAGCCTCCGAGACGGacgaggaggaagaggaggagcagaggccGAAGACGCCGCCGGTGCTGGCGGAGGAGCCGGCGGCCGTGTGGGGGGGCGGCCCCTCGCTGCTGCAGCAGCGGCTGCGGGAGGGGACGGGGCGGCTGCGGGGCGCGGTGGGCAGCGCCCTGCGGCACAGCTACGGCAGCGCCGCCCGGAGCCTCGGCGGGCTCGGGGGAGCCCTGGGCCGGGCGCAGGTGACCGCAGCTGCGGCCGCGCACTGCCTGCGCCTGGCCCGCCGCGACCTGCGCGCCGTGGCCGACACCATCGACATCGTCACTGCCTGTCACCTCCTGCCCGACATCCGCGGGCAGCTCTGA
- the DHRS7C gene encoding dehydrogenase/reductase SDR family member 7C — protein MGIFSVLALPLLLLGISGIIYIYQWVRWLLSKSAVQNKVVVITDAISGLGKECSRVFHAGGARLVLCGRTWEKLEALYDALISVTDPSMTYAPKLILLDITDISCIRDVAKEILNCYGCVDILINNASMKVKGAVQSISLELDKKIMDANYFGPITLTKAILPNMISRRTGQIVLINSIQGKIGIPFRAAYAASKHAAVGFFDCLRAEMEEFDISVSTVNPTFICSYHRQPAPGNWEASIWKFFFRKVSYGVHPVEVAEEVLATVSRRKQEVLMANPIPRAAVYIRTFFPELFFAIVASGIRERLKTEEEN, from the exons ATGGGGATCTTCTCAGTGCTTGCTCTGccgctgctgctcctggggatcAGTGGAATTATTTACATTTACCAGTGGGTCAGGTGGCTGCTGTCCAAGTCAGCAGTGCAGAACAAGGTGGTGGTGATCACTGATGCCATCTCTGGGCTGGGCAAGG AATGTTCTCGTGTGTTTCACGCAGGAGGAGCAAGGCTTGTGTTGTGTGGCAGGACATGGGAAAAGTTGGAAGCCTTGTATGATGCCTTAATCAGTGTGACAGACCCCAGCATG ACATATGCACCAAAGCTGATTCTTCTGGACATCACAGACATAAGCTGCATTAGAGATGTAGCTAAGGAAATCCTGAACTGCTATGGCTGTGTGGATATTCTGATCAACAATGCAAGCATGAAGGTGAAAGGAGCAGTGCAGAGCATTTCCCTGGAACTTGATAAAAAGATAATGGATGCCAACTATTTTGGACCTATAACATTAACCAAAG CCATTCTTCCTAACATGATCTCAAGAAGAACTGGCCAAATTGTTCTAATCAACAGCATCCAAGGGAAAATAGGAATTCCATTTCGTGCAGCTT ATGCTGCTTCCAAGCATGCTGCTGTGGGCTTTTTTGATTGCCTCCGAGCTGAAATGGAGGAATTTGATATTTCTGTCAGCACTGTCAATCCAACCTTCATCTGCTCCTACCACCGCCAGCCAGCACCAGGCAACTGGGAGGCATCCATCTGGAAAT TCTTTTTCAGGAAGGTGTCCTATGGTGTGCACCCCGTGGAGGTGGCAGAGGAGGTCCTTGCCACGgtgagcaggaggaagcaggaggtgCTGATGGCCAATcccatccccagagcagcagtttaCATCAGAACATTCTTCCCCGAGCTGTTTTTTGCCATTGTTGCCTCAGGGATTAGGGAAAGGCTGaagacagaagaggaaaattga